A stretch of the Sphingopyxis lindanitolerans genome encodes the following:
- a CDS encoding HEPN domain-containing protein: MTMRTGLDHLPAVKRRELERVARVLFDEFEDAVKTKLSDKRKGGRILKLILFGSYARGDWVEDRASGYISDYDLLVVVNADTFTDLQTWWAVADDHLVRELTVTRHLATPVNFIVHSLMDVNDQLARGRPFFADIARDGIALYEAPGQALAVPRQLDAQERHAEALRHRDHWFPLAAHALKLARDSIADGVPRDAAFMLHQAVERVYNAVLLVLTLYAPKSHRLGILRSLAENLDPRLIEAWPRDTRAARRHFAQLQRAYVEARYSHAYEITADELAWLVDRVKHLHTIAGAICAEHLAGDDTPEKSPADE; encoded by the coding sequence ATGACGATGCGGACCGGCCTCGACCATCTGCCCGCCGTCAAGCGCCGCGAGCTGGAACGGGTCGCCCGCGTCCTGTTCGATGAATTTGAGGATGCCGTCAAAACCAAGCTCTCGGACAAGCGCAAGGGCGGCCGCATCCTCAAGCTGATCCTGTTCGGCTCCTACGCACGCGGCGATTGGGTCGAGGATCGCGCCAGCGGTTACATTTCCGATTATGACCTGCTCGTCGTCGTCAACGCCGACACCTTCACCGATCTGCAAACATGGTGGGCGGTCGCCGACGATCATCTGGTGCGCGAGCTGACCGTCACCAGGCACCTCGCCACACCCGTCAATTTCATCGTGCATTCGCTGATGGACGTGAACGACCAGCTCGCGCGCGGCCGTCCCTTCTTCGCCGACATAGCCCGCGACGGCATCGCCCTCTACGAAGCGCCAGGGCAAGCCCTCGCCGTGCCGCGCCAGCTCGACGCGCAGGAACGCCACGCCGAAGCCCTGCGCCATCGCGACCACTGGTTCCCGCTCGCCGCGCACGCGCTCAAGCTCGCCCGGGACAGCATTGCCGATGGCGTGCCGCGCGATGCCGCGTTCATGCTCCACCAGGCCGTCGAGCGGGTCTATAACGCCGTGCTGCTCGTCCTGACGCTCTACGCGCCCAAATCGCACCGTCTCGGCATCCTGCGCTCGCTCGCCGAAAATCTCGATCCCCGGCTGATCGAAGCCTGGCCGCGCGATACCCGCGCCGCCCGCCGCCATTTCGCGCAGTTGCAGCGCGCCTATGTCGAGGCCCGCTATTCCCATGCCTATGAAATCACCGCCGACGAACTGGCCTGGCTCGTTGACCGCGTGAAGCATCTCCACACGATCGCCGGCGCGATCTGCGCCGAACACCTCGCCGGCGACGACACCCCCGAGAAAAGCCCCGCCGATGAATGA
- a CDS encoding antitoxin VbhA family protein codes for MNEHPISDDERARRQKAIDFARTNIELSGFALSPGMAALGVRFVAGELSESEYIAAALAHANSLPASAPAQDYFASLAELEAAWEARDRP; via the coding sequence ATGAATGAGCATCCCATATCGGACGACGAACGCGCCCGACGCCAGAAGGCGATCGATTTCGCGCGGACCAATATCGAGCTGTCGGGCTTCGCTCTCTCGCCGGGAATGGCGGCGCTGGGCGTCCGGTTCGTCGCCGGCGAACTCTCCGAAAGCGAATACATCGCCGCCGCGCTCGCTCATGCCAACAGCCTGCCCGCAAGCGCGCCGGCGCAGGACTATTTCGCCAGCCTCGCAGAACTCGAAGCCGCATGGGAGGCCCGCGATCGGCCGTGA